In Aeromicrobium sp. A1-2, the DNA window GGCCGCGGTGCTCGTGGGTGGCACCGCCATCCAGGGAGGGGAGGGCTCGACCCTGCGAACGGCGCTTGGCGCTGTATTCATCGCATTGCTGCAGAACCTGTTGATTCTTCAGGGCTGGAGCACTGGCCCGCGGCAACTGGCTGAAGGGCTGGCCGTGGTGGTCGGCGTCTCCATGTTCTGGATCGTGAAGGGTGGTCGCAAGTCATGAGGTCCCTCGCACGTACGTCACCCGAGCTCGTCCGCACGATCGCCATTGCCCTCGTGGCGTTCGCGATCTTCAGCCTGACCCAGCCTGACTTCCTCAGGGTGAACAACGTCTACACGATCATGCAAGGCATGGTCTTCCTCGGACTGGGGGCGCTTGCCTTCGGCCTGACGATCATTGCCGGCGAGATGGATCTTGCCGTGCCGAGCACGGCGACCGTGGCTGGAATCGTCACGATCCAGGTGTCGGGTAGCGGGCTGTTCGTCTCGATCGTGGTGGGGCTGCTGGTCGGTCTGGCGATCGGGATCGTCCAGGGCCTCCTGGTCTGGCAGGTCAGGCTCCACTCGGTGGTCATCACCATCGGTACGTCGACGGCCCTCCTGGGACTGGCGTTGATCCTCTCCGACACGTCGACCGTCGTGACACCAGATCTGAACCTCTCGAGTCAGATCCAGCAGCAATGGTTCATCTTCTCCCCGGGCAGCCTGCTCGCCATCTTCTTCTTCGTGCTCGTTGGCGTGACGCTCAAGGTCACCACCTGGGGAGTCGAGGTCCGGGCCTTCGGGGGTGGGCGGGCTGAGGCAATTGCGTCCGGTGTACCTGCGTGGCGCCCGCTGCTGATCGTCTTCGCCGCCAGTGGTCTGCTTTCCGGACTTCTCGGTGCACTGGCTTCCCTGTCGGTGGGTTCAGCCGACGCATCGAGCTTCAGCAACCTGCTGCTGTCAGCTGTGGCGGCGGCGCTGATCGGAGGCGTGGCGCTGAGCGGCGGACGAGGTTCCGCCCTCGGAATTGCCATCGGAGTCCTGACGCTGCGATTCGTCAACAGCGGTCTCAGTCTGGCGGGATCACCGTTCTACGTCATCAACATGGCGATCGGGCTGTTGCTTCTGGGCGTTGTCGCGCTGGAGCTTTTGTCGCACCGAGGCATCGGGCTTCGGACGATACTGCCGCGTTCGAGCACGGTGGACGAACCTGCTCCCATGCCGACCGGCCGCACCTGATACGTGGGCGAGAGCCGCGCGGGCTGGGTTCTGAGAGCACGGCAACCGGTTGCCATAGAATTACTACACCTACCGAGACCGAGATTTGAGGGGTTTGATGTCGAAGGCGATCCGCCGAGTTGTAGCTGCTGTGAAGGCAGACGGATTCTCCGAGCACGTGATGGACGGGCCAGCGCCGCAGGTGCTCGAGCAGCCGGGGCGGGGCCTGGTTTTCCACGAGATGTGGGCTACCGACGGTGTGCTCACGGACGACGGTGGTGAGGCCGACCCGGGCGCGCGGCCGGTCTCGCACCACCCGGTCCCGGGTGGCACCAGTGTGAGGGTCGTGGTGTTTGAGCCTGACTCGACCCGGTCCGGCGGAGATGTCGAAGCCGACATGGCCGCGATCCACGCCTCGGAGCGGACCGTCGATCACGAAGACCCGACGTTTCACCGCAACGACACGGTTGACTACAACGTCATCCTGTCCGGACAGATCTACGCGGTGACCGAGCGCGACGAGGTGCTGTTGGGTCCCGGCGACGTTCTCGTCCAACGCGGCACCGCCCATACCTGGAGCAACCGCTCGGACGAACCATGCATCTACGCCTCGGTGATGGTCACCGCGGAACCGAATGAGTGAACGGATGACCTCCATGCGCACAGTAGACATCGACCCGATCGAGACCGCACGGCTGGTGGGACAGCTGTTCGTGTCCCACGGAGCCAGCGAGCACAACGCTAGAGCCGTCGCTGACCATCTTGTCGAGAGCGATCGCCTGCACCTTCCCTCACATGGTCTGATGCGAGTCACGCAGTACCTCAAGGAGATCGCCAAGGGACAGTTGGTCCCCGATGCGGAGCCGACCGTGGTCGGGTCGCTGGACACGGTGCGCCACGTCGACGGGCACGAGGGATTCGGTCAGGTGGCCGGACTCTTCGCCGTCGACCAGTTGGCATCGCTCGCCGCAGAGCGCGGCACGGCCTTCGTCACGGTCCGCAACGTGCAGCACACCGGCCGGCTTGGTGCCTATACCGAGAACCTGGCCAAGCAGGGCTATGTGGTCCTTGCCTTCGCCTCGGGCGCTCCGCGATTCCACCGGATGGTCCCGTTCGGAGGAAAGGACGGTCGGATGTCGACCAACCCGATGGCTTGGGCGGCGCCGACTCCCGATGGATTCATCTCCGCGGACTTCTCGACCAGCGCCGCACCGGAGGGCAAGATCCGAGTGCTTCACGGCGCCGGTCAACCAGCTCCATCCGACGCAATCACCGACTCCGAGGGGCGGATGACCACCGATACGGCACTGTTCTACGGCGGACCGGACGGCGATCCCGCTCCCGGCTCCTTGCTCCCGCTCGGAGGATCCGTCTTCGGTCACAAGGGATACGCGCTGGCGCTGCTGAGCGAGTGCTTGTCGACGGTCCTGGCCGGCGACCGGTCGGATGTCGGCGAGGGGCGCGGCAACAACTTGGCGCTGATGGCGATCCGCGGGGATGCCGAGCTGGCGGAGCGAGTCGGCGACCTCAAGGCCTACATGAAGTCTTCCCGACCGGTCACAGCCGGACGGGACGTCTTGGTGCCCGGGGAGCCGGAACGCCGAGGCTACTCCGAGACCGGGCCGCTCACGCTCCCCGAGTTCGTCCTCGAGGGCCTGAACGAAGAGCTTGTCGCTGTCGGGTTGAAGCCCGCAGCAACTGTGTGAGCCAACCGGCTCACTGACCAACGAAAGGGAACTGAACATGGCTGTCTACTTCATCACCGAGACCAACACCCGCGAGGCAATGCTCACGGTGAAGGAGGCTCCCGCGAGGTCCGGCGGTGTGCCCGACCTGGCACGCAAGCATGGCCTCGAGATCCTGGAGTGGTTCTTCACCACCGGCGAGTTCGACTTCATCATGAAGGTCGAGTCGCCTGACGAGGAGTCGGTGGCCGTATTCGCCATGGCGCTTCGTCGGTCTGGCAACGTCACCGTCAGCGTCCTCAAGGCATACGAGCCGAGCGCCTGGGCCGAACTGGTCGGTCGACTCTGAGTGCGCCAGCCACGATAGGTATGACGACCGACAGCGGCGCGACCGTAGCTCGACCGACGGTCGTCCTGCTGGTTGGTCAGCTGTGTGACGAGAGTGTCTTCGCCGATCAGGCGGCGGCGCTGGGCAACATCGCTGACGTAGATGTCCAACGGGTCACCAGCGAGTCGGTGGAGCATGCGGTCAAGCACGTGCTCGATTCGCAGACTGGGCCGATGGCACTCGTGGGGTTCTCATTGGGCGGCATCGTCGCTCTGTCGTGCGCACTTCGCGCACCGGACCGGATCTCTCATCTGGGCCTGATCTGCGCGAACCCTCATGCGCCGCGGCCCGAACAGCTGACGTTGTGGAGGCGATGGCGCGATCTGGTGACCCGTGAGCGATTCGGCGCTGTCGTCGACGAGGTTGTCCAGGCCATGCTGCGGCCCGGTGTCGACGACCGGTTCCGGCTGCTCGCTCGGGCGATGGCCGAGGTCGCCGGACCGGAGGAGTTCTTGAATCAGCTGACGTTGCAGGAGACCCGCACGAGTCTGGTCGACGATCTTGGCACGATCACCGCGCCCACCCTGATCATGGGTGGTGCGAATGACCCCCTGTGTCCACCCGAATATCAACGGGTCATCGCGGCGGGGATCAAGGCTGCCGACCTGCACATCCAGCCCGGCGCCGGTCATTTGCTGCCGTGGGAGCGCGGCGCCGAGGTGACGGCGAACCTCGTCCGGCTGTTGGAGACGCCGTCGGCAGTCCCGCACTCTGCGATTAGGCGCGACACCGAGACATAGGAGAGACAGATGGACCACGAGTCACCGCTGGGCGTCGTCCGGCGGCTCCGCCGAGAGTCCGGCGTCCGGACTCTCATTCTCGACGACGACCCGACAGGCTCGCAGGCAGTGCACGACGTCGAGGTCGCCTTCGACCTCGATGAGGACGTGCTGCGCCGAGGCCTTGCGACGGCTCGCCGGCAGATATTTGCGCTCACGAACTCTCGATCGCTCGCGCGGGACGAAGCCGTGGCGGTCGTGAGTCGCGTGGTGCGTGCTGTGCTGACAGCGCCGGGCTGTGGGCCGCTGCAGGTGGTGACTCGTGGTGACTCGACGCTGAGGGGTCACGTCGTCGCCGAGGTCGCGGCAGTTGAGCAGGCGCGGCGCGACGTGTCCGGGCGGGGCCATGACGCCCAGTTGTTCGTCCCGGCATTTCCCGAAGCCGGTCGGGTGACCCGTGGGGGCGTGCATCAGGCGTTGGTCGACGGTGCCTGGTTGCCTGTTGGCCAGAGCGAGTTCGCCCGGGACGCGACCTTCGGCTTCGCCAGTTCCCGGCTGTCTGACTTCCTGGTGGAGGTCAGCGCGGGCGCGATCAGGCGAACCGATGTGTTGGAGCTGAGTCTAGATCGGATCCGAGACGGAGGTGCACGAGCCGTCGCGGACGTGTTACTGGCTGCCCACGGCCGGTGGGTCGTGCCTGATGTCGAGGCCGGACAGGACCTGGACATCGTCGCGGCAGGCGCCCTGGTCGCGGAGTCCGAGGGTGCGGTCCTGGGCTATCGGGTGGGTCCGTCCTTCGTTCGCTCCCTGCTCGGGATCGAGGAGCTGAAGGTGCTCGGTGACGAGGCCGCCGATTCGGTGGCCAAGCGTGGCAGCGGCCTAGTCGTGATTGGGTCACACACGAAAACGACCAATGCGCAGCTCAATACCCTCCGGGCCGAGCAGCCGATCTCGACGGTCGAGGTCGACGTTCCGGCACTCCTCGCGGAGCCCGTCGCCGTGGTGCGCGAGACAGTTGTGCGTCTGCGTCTCGCGCTCAAGCACGGCAACGTGGCGCTCGTCACCGGACGTGAGCTGGTGAAAGGGTCCGATGCGGAGGACAGCCTCCGCATCGCGCGATCGGTCAGTGATGCCCTGGCGCAGATCGTCCGACCGATCGCCGAGGACACGCCGTTGAGGTGGGTCGTTCTCAAGGGCGGCATCACCTCCCACGATGTGGCAGTCAGGGGATTGGGCGTGCGCCGGGCGCGGGTCGTCGGACAGGTCTTCCCCGGACAGGTCTCGATGTTCACGCCAACAGACACGACAGGAAGCTTCGATCGGCCCTTCGTGATTTTCCCAGGAAACGTCGGAGCCCCCGACGCTCTCTCGGTCACCGTCGAACTGCTGGATCGCGGCGGTCGGGCGTGATCGATCGCGGTCTGGACTCATTGCACAGGGCGGCTGCAGACGGCTCGGCCCTAGGTTCCTTCACGATTTACACCATGGAGTCCGCGGTGGCCGTGGCGCGAGCTGCGCACCGAAGGGACCGTGCGGTGATC includes these proteins:
- a CDS encoding ABC transporter permease, which translates into the protein MRSLARTSPELVRTIAIALVAFAIFSLTQPDFLRVNNVYTIMQGMVFLGLGALAFGLTIIAGEMDLAVPSTATVAGIVTIQVSGSGLFVSIVVGLLVGLAIGIVQGLLVWQVRLHSVVITIGTSTALLGLALILSDTSTVVTPDLNLSSQIQQQWFIFSPGSLLAIFFFVLVGVTLKVTTWGVEVRAFGGGRAEAIASGVPAWRPLLIVFAASGLLSGLLGALASLSVGSADASSFSNLLLSAVAAALIGGVALSGGRGSALGIAIGVLTLRFVNSGLSLAGSPFYVINMAIGLLLLGVVALELLSHRGIGLRTILPRSSTVDEPAPMPTGRT
- a CDS encoding cupin domain-containing protein, coding for MSKAIRRVVAAVKADGFSEHVMDGPAPQVLEQPGRGLVFHEMWATDGVLTDDGGEADPGARPVSHHPVPGGTSVRVVVFEPDSTRSGGDVEADMAAIHASERTVDHEDPTFHRNDTVDYNVILSGQIYAVTERDEVLLGPGDVLVQRGTAHTWSNRSDEPCIYASVMVTAEPNE
- a CDS encoding Ldh family oxidoreductase encodes the protein MRTVDIDPIETARLVGQLFVSHGASEHNARAVADHLVESDRLHLPSHGLMRVTQYLKEIAKGQLVPDAEPTVVGSLDTVRHVDGHEGFGQVAGLFAVDQLASLAAERGTAFVTVRNVQHTGRLGAYTENLAKQGYVVLAFASGAPRFHRMVPFGGKDGRMSTNPMAWAAPTPDGFISADFSTSAAPEGKIRVLHGAGQPAPSDAITDSEGRMTTDTALFYGGPDGDPAPGSLLPLGGSVFGHKGYALALLSECLSTVLAGDRSDVGEGRGNNLALMAIRGDAELAERVGDLKAYMKSSRPVTAGRDVLVPGEPERRGYSETGPLTLPEFVLEGLNEELVAVGLKPAATV
- a CDS encoding GYD domain-containing protein — protein: MAVYFITETNTREAMLTVKEAPARSGGVPDLARKHGLEILEWFFTTGEFDFIMKVESPDEESVAVFAMALRRSGNVTVSVLKAYEPSAWAELVGRL
- a CDS encoding alpha/beta fold hydrolase; its protein translation is MTTDSGATVARPTVVLLVGQLCDESVFADQAAALGNIADVDVQRVTSESVEHAVKHVLDSQTGPMALVGFSLGGIVALSCALRAPDRISHLGLICANPHAPRPEQLTLWRRWRDLVTRERFGAVVDEVVQAMLRPGVDDRFRLLARAMAEVAGPEEFLNQLTLQETRTSLVDDLGTITAPTLIMGGANDPLCPPEYQRVIAAGIKAADLHIQPGAGHLLPWERGAEVTANLVRLLETPSAVPHSAIRRDTET
- a CDS encoding four-carbon acid sugar kinase family protein, which gives rise to MDHESPLGVVRRLRRESGVRTLILDDDPTGSQAVHDVEVAFDLDEDVLRRGLATARRQIFALTNSRSLARDEAVAVVSRVVRAVLTAPGCGPLQVVTRGDSTLRGHVVAEVAAVEQARRDVSGRGHDAQLFVPAFPEAGRVTRGGVHQALVDGAWLPVGQSEFARDATFGFASSRLSDFLVEVSAGAIRRTDVLELSLDRIRDGGARAVADVLLAAHGRWVVPDVEAGQDLDIVAAGALVAESEGAVLGYRVGPSFVRSLLGIEELKVLGDEAADSVAKRGSGLVVIGSHTKTTNAQLNTLRAEQPISTVEVDVPALLAEPVAVVRETVVRLRLALKHGNVALVTGRELVKGSDAEDSLRIARSVSDALAQIVRPIAEDTPLRWVVLKGGITSHDVAVRGLGVRRARVVGQVFPGQVSMFTPTDTTGSFDRPFVIFPGNVGAPDALSVTVELLDRGGRA